Proteins encoded by one window of Nocardia goodfellowii:
- a CDS encoding helix-turn-helix transcriptional regulator, producing the protein MTDRTELAKFLRARRGKLRPADVGLPEIGQRRTPGLRRQEVAQLAGISVDYYIRMEQARGAKPSRQVLAAVGRALLLSTDEREYLFRIAGENPPPTSGPNRIVSQAVRVLLDNTTVPAYVVDACYEILAWNRMAVPFVGDLAQVPAADRNMVRWMFRLPDDAEPWSEPASVDFARSTVADLRAVYARYPGNPALAELVTELLGTSGHFARMWADHDVEVRRGHYKRVQHPELGPLEFDCQVLHISDSDQRIIVYCPEPGSPTAAVFARLRASAEPLHGSLMCPNIAAEAQVSARPESAQARLTHLS; encoded by the coding sequence GTGACCGATCGAACCGAGTTGGCGAAATTCCTGCGCGCCCGCCGCGGCAAGCTGCGCCCGGCCGACGTGGGCCTGCCCGAGATCGGGCAGCGCCGGACGCCGGGACTGCGCCGCCAAGAGGTGGCTCAGCTCGCCGGGATCTCGGTGGACTACTACATCCGGATGGAACAGGCGCGCGGGGCGAAGCCGTCCCGGCAGGTGCTGGCGGCGGTCGGCCGGGCACTGCTGCTCAGCACCGACGAACGCGAGTACCTGTTCCGGATCGCCGGCGAGAACCCGCCGCCGACCTCGGGACCGAATCGCATTGTCTCCCAAGCAGTCCGCGTATTGCTCGACAATACGACCGTGCCCGCCTACGTGGTGGACGCCTGCTACGAGATCCTGGCCTGGAACCGGATGGCCGTGCCGTTCGTCGGCGATCTCGCGCAGGTTCCCGCGGCCGACCGGAATATGGTGCGCTGGATGTTCCGGCTGCCCGACGACGCCGAACCCTGGTCGGAACCCGCGTCGGTGGATTTCGCCCGCTCCACCGTCGCCGATCTGCGCGCGGTCTACGCGCGCTATCCCGGCAATCCGGCGCTGGCCGAGTTGGTCACCGAATTGCTCGGCACCTCTGGACATTTCGCGCGGATGTGGGCCGATCACGATGTCGAGGTGCGCCGCGGGCACTACAAACGGGTCCAGCACCCGGAGCTCGGTCCGCTCGAATTCGACTGCCAGGTCCTGCACATCTCGGACAGCGATCAGCGCATCATCGTGTACTGCCCGGAACCCGGCTCGCCCACCGCCGCGGTGTTCGCACGGCTCCGCGCGTCGGCCGAACCGCTGCACGGCTCGCTCATGTGCCCGAATATCGCCGCCGAAGCCCAGGTTTCGGCTCGACCAGAATCAGCTCAGGCACGCTTGACGCACCTGAGCTGA
- a CDS encoding acetyl-CoA C-acetyltransferase, translating into MSAPTRRPYAPVRDAYVIDAVRTPVGKKNGALAAVHPADLGAAVLKGLLDRSPIDPGNVDDVIVGCVDNIGPQAGNIGRTAWLTAGFPEEVPGVTVDRQCGSSQQAINFGAQAIMSGTAEVIVAGGVQNMSAIPISAAMLAGKEYGFDSPFVGAAGWDHRYGTGEVSQFNGAQMIADKWGISRLEMEQWALRSHDRARDAIKNGRFDNEIVPVGDFSIDQCPRETSLEKMAGLKVLAEGGSLTAAVASQISDGASATLLASEWAVQEYGLTPRARIHHVSARGADPIMMLTGPIPATKWALEKTGLSIDDIDVAEINEAFAPVVLAWIKETGINPDKVNVNGGAIALGHPLGATGAKLFATLLNELERVNGRYGLLTICEGGGTANVTIIERV; encoded by the coding sequence ATGTCTGCACCCACCCGCCGCCCGTACGCCCCGGTCCGGGACGCCTATGTGATCGACGCGGTGCGCACCCCGGTCGGCAAGAAGAACGGCGCGCTGGCCGCCGTGCACCCGGCGGACCTCGGCGCGGCCGTGTTGAAGGGGCTGCTCGACCGCAGCCCGATCGACCCGGGCAATGTCGACGACGTGATTGTGGGCTGCGTCGACAACATCGGTCCGCAAGCCGGCAATATCGGCCGCACCGCCTGGCTGACCGCGGGCTTCCCCGAGGAAGTCCCGGGTGTGACGGTGGACCGGCAGTGCGGATCTTCCCAGCAGGCCATCAATTTCGGCGCGCAGGCCATTATGAGCGGCACGGCCGAGGTGATCGTCGCGGGTGGCGTGCAGAACATGAGCGCCATCCCGATCTCCGCCGCCATGCTGGCGGGCAAGGAGTACGGGTTCGATTCCCCGTTCGTCGGCGCGGCGGGCTGGGACCACCGCTACGGCACCGGCGAGGTGTCGCAGTTCAACGGCGCGCAGATGATCGCCGACAAGTGGGGCATCAGCCGGCTGGAAATGGAGCAGTGGGCGCTGCGCAGCCACGACCGGGCGCGTGACGCGATCAAGAACGGCCGCTTCGACAACGAGATCGTCCCGGTGGGCGACTTCAGCATCGACCAGTGCCCGCGCGAAACCAGCCTGGAGAAGATGGCGGGGCTGAAGGTGCTGGCCGAGGGTGGTTCGCTCACCGCCGCCGTCGCCAGTCAGATCTCCGACGGCGCGAGCGCCACGCTGCTCGCCTCGGAGTGGGCGGTACAGGAGTACGGCTTGACGCCGCGCGCCCGCATTCATCACGTGAGCGCCCGGGGCGCCGACCCGATCATGATGCTCACCGGCCCGATTCCGGCGACCAAGTGGGCGCTGGAGAAGACCGGCCTGTCCATCGACGACATCGATGTCGCCGAGATCAACGAGGCTTTCGCGCCCGTGGTGCTGGCCTGGATCAAGGAAACCGGCATCAACCCGGACAAGGTGAACGTGAACGGCGGCGCGATCGCCCTGGGCCACCCGCTGGGCGCGACCGGCGCGAAACTCTTCGCGACTCTGCTCAACGAACTGGAGCGGGTGAACGGCCGCTACGGGCTGCTCACCATCTGCGAGGGCGGCGGCACCGCCAATGTCACCATCATCGAGCGCGTCTGA
- a CDS encoding TetR/AcrR family transcriptional regulator: protein MTAPDASKSAEASKSARRNELLLLAADLFAQRGLRATTVRDIADAAGILSGSLYHHFDSKESMVDEILRGFLDDLFGRYREIVTSGLSSRDTLEALVLASYESFDRFHAAVAIYQAEAKRLRGAERFAYIDEYNNEFRELWHKVLTNGVADGSFRAELDVELAYRFLRDTVWVAVRWYQPGGPITVENLAKQYLTIVLDGLTVQHS, encoded by the coding sequence GTGACCGCACCTGACGCCTCGAAATCAGCAGAAGCCTCGAAATCGGCACGGCGCAACGAACTGCTCTTGCTGGCGGCCGATCTGTTCGCCCAGCGCGGGCTGCGTGCCACAACCGTCCGCGATATCGCCGACGCGGCCGGAATACTATCCGGCAGCCTCTACCACCACTTCGATTCCAAGGAATCCATGGTGGACGAGATCCTGCGCGGCTTCCTCGACGACCTGTTCGGGCGCTACCGGGAAATCGTCACCTCCGGCCTGAGCTCGCGCGACACCCTCGAAGCCCTGGTCCTCGCCTCCTACGAATCATTCGATCGCTTCCACGCCGCGGTAGCCATCTACCAGGCCGAAGCCAAGCGTCTGCGCGGCGCCGAACGCTTCGCCTACATCGACGAATACAACAACGAATTCCGCGAACTCTGGCACAAAGTGCTCACCAACGGCGTCGCCGACGGCAGCTTCCGGGCCGAACTCGATGTCGAACTGGCCTACCGGTTCCTGCGGGACACGGTGTGGGTCGCGGTCCGCTGGTATCAGCCGGGCGGTCCCATCACCGTGGAAAACCTCGCCAAGCAGTATCTGACCATCGTGCTCGACGGTTTGACCGTGCAGCACAGTTGA
- a CDS encoding SDR family oxidoreductase, translating into MTTTKQIALITGANRGIGYETARQLGERGMTVLVGARSAERGAEAVAKLAAAGIDARPLEIDATDAGSIARAADWIAAEFGHLDVLVNNAGIAGDFGQPSETALNAMREVFETNVFGVVAVTNALLPLLRNAPAARIVQVSSEVGSIGFLMDQTSPLWPAAAIPYPASKAALNMVTAMYAKELWDTPIKVNAANPGYCATEFNGNSGFRTAEQGAEVSVALATLPADGPTGQLWGYRWGAEDDTVYAQLPW; encoded by the coding sequence ATGACGACAACGAAGCAGATTGCCCTGATCACCGGTGCCAACAGGGGCATCGGCTACGAAACCGCCCGACAGCTGGGCGAGCGCGGTATGACGGTTCTGGTGGGGGCCCGATCCGCCGAACGCGGCGCCGAAGCGGTGGCGAAACTGGCCGCGGCGGGGATCGACGCGCGCCCGCTGGAAATCGATGCCACCGATGCCGGCTCCATCGCCCGAGCCGCCGACTGGATCGCGGCGGAATTCGGTCACCTGGACGTCCTGGTGAACAACGCGGGCATCGCGGGCGATTTCGGTCAGCCCTCGGAAACCGCTCTGAACGCGATGCGAGAAGTCTTCGAAACCAACGTCTTCGGTGTGGTCGCGGTGACCAACGCGCTGCTGCCGTTGCTGCGCAACGCCCCGGCGGCCCGCATCGTCCAGGTGTCCAGTGAAGTCGGTTCCATCGGTTTCCTCATGGACCAGACGAGCCCGCTGTGGCCGGCCGCGGCCATTCCCTACCCGGCCTCGAAGGCCGCGCTGAACATGGTCACCGCCATGTACGCCAAGGAACTCTGGGACACCCCGATCAAGGTCAACGCCGCCAATCCCGGCTACTGCGCCACCGAGTTCAACGGGAACAGCGGCTTCCGCACCGCTGAGCAGGGCGCGGAGGTCAGCGTCGCGCTCGCCACCCTGCCCGCGGACGGCCCGACCGGCCAGCTCTGGGGCTATCGCTGGGGTGCGGAGGACGACACCGTGTACGCGCAGCTGCCCTGGTAG